One window of the Nitrospira sp. genome contains the following:
- a CDS encoding DEAD/DEAH box helicase yields the protein MPNAATIEVAREVRHRLAGSALTERQAKLYSQRLRRDMGREGLASFAPADVDAYLDEAILLLHCGLLERRADRASGWRDSIKRAAEILEWLSQSSLKPPGAPLHLLAGAAYQLADYPAMALGHLRYVPNDEPMSIILREFLRADFPATLEATHGFWLNQRAFGGTNRIDAADLTAHTFQHVLMCIGTVCNYLRMGRESMTDRALTKLENLASSFLHSHDPYSYLLAVLTAASCRQFVESSLWPQVERLREVSTVAASAALTQFARSAFVNRRALIWPAQAAGIERLRENSSFVLCTPTGSGKTTVATLALVQGLFAAPPEVPLGLAQIGLGNLVLYLVPSRALAAEVEGRLAQDLKGIAAEPIMVTGLYGGVDWGPTDVWLQTDRATIVICTFEKADALLRYLGILFLGRVRMVVIDEAHMVEQDRARLTGLEDGSSRAFRLEHLGSRLLRARNDYGFRVLALSAVAARAAPALARWITSSTDAIPTTSSYRSTRQMLGRLEVSAAGQYTIRYDLMDGRSLKFDDERPGDTPYVLSPFPQLPGGIDENQGPEVQMRAPTLWAALQLAAERPDGSKPSVLISLTQNVEAFSATCADLMEYWSENTLPNYRTLDETNEVWVRCLACAEDYFTAQSVEYRLLRRGIAVHHGKMPGLLARRLKAVIDRGLVRIVIATSTLSEGVNIPVNFLLIPSVYRGPTVMSLQEFTNLIGRAGRPGVSAEGSALVVLPERTVIRGRLGRPRLAPSRQWDGYEGLVAGIEETTIASREGTPEDEASSPLAHLLRALEAAWIQLTGGGNSEDFTTWLERTAVIGIDGEAGSAYKYLDTLDSFLIAAIQEVEDLRLVELAPDQLEAELAAIWRRTYAFASAQEESRLAAIWLARGRVIKAQYPDTIQRRRIYKTSLSPRSATSLLDLVETVRVALQSGADYARWAPERRFSFIRDILALLSQVPSFRISTALGRRRNFEDWPKLLRWWLAKTTLSTQPQPNEIPGWYDFVAQNFIYRGAWGLGSLIGVLLDEAEAEQPIHALEIGDWPRSGLPWIAFWIKELITWGTLDPVAAFLLARGDAVDRSQAEEVARGYYDRFPEDTDANDVLDPRTVRDWFDVRRLALEGTQTVREFVIAVDLVRPVTEYRLPRLLVSPLEDEGQLIWVNSAGYMVARSEKPHDWPDNISTFEFELDALDTRIVGHPYLRHT from the coding sequence ATGCCGAACGCAGCCACTATCGAGGTTGCGCGCGAGGTCCGTCACAGGCTCGCGGGTAGTGCCCTGACCGAAAGACAAGCCAAGCTCTACAGTCAGCGTTTGCGCCGAGACATGGGGCGTGAGGGCCTAGCAAGCTTTGCGCCTGCAGACGTAGATGCTTATCTCGACGAAGCAATACTGCTACTGCATTGTGGCCTACTTGAACGGCGTGCAGACCGGGCGAGCGGCTGGCGCGATTCCATAAAACGGGCGGCAGAGATCTTGGAGTGGTTATCTCAATCCAGTTTGAAGCCACCTGGGGCACCGCTGCATCTTCTTGCCGGGGCGGCCTATCAGCTCGCAGACTATCCAGCCATGGCACTTGGCCACCTCCGCTATGTGCCAAACGATGAGCCGATGTCCATCATATTGCGGGAATTTTTACGGGCAGATTTTCCGGCGACACTAGAAGCGACGCACGGCTTTTGGCTGAATCAACGAGCATTTGGAGGCACGAATCGGATCGACGCAGCAGATCTGACGGCCCACACTTTTCAGCACGTTCTCATGTGCATCGGAACAGTATGTAACTATCTACGGATGGGTAGAGAAAGCATGACGGATCGAGCTCTTACAAAGCTCGAGAACCTTGCGTCGAGCTTTCTCCACAGCCATGATCCTTATTCGTATCTCCTTGCGGTACTCACAGCTGCAAGCTGCCGACAGTTTGTTGAGTCTAGCCTCTGGCCTCAGGTTGAGCGCCTCCGCGAAGTTTCCACAGTTGCAGCTAGCGCGGCATTAACCCAGTTTGCACGATCCGCCTTTGTCAACCGCCGCGCACTCATCTGGCCGGCGCAAGCTGCAGGCATCGAACGCTTGCGTGAGAACTCCTCGTTCGTTCTTTGCACACCGACCGGATCGGGTAAGACTACCGTTGCGACTCTAGCCTTGGTACAGGGCTTGTTTGCCGCGCCGCCCGAAGTTCCGCTTGGGCTTGCTCAGATTGGACTGGGAAACTTAGTCCTTTATCTTGTGCCGTCACGCGCACTTGCAGCTGAAGTCGAAGGTAGGCTTGCACAGGATCTAAAAGGTATTGCTGCGGAACCAATTATGGTGACAGGCCTCTACGGCGGCGTCGACTGGGGTCCAACCGACGTCTGGCTGCAGACAGATCGGGCCACCATCGTCATCTGCACATTCGAGAAGGCTGACGCCCTGTTACGTTATCTCGGCATCCTCTTCCTTGGCCGAGTTCGCATGGTGGTTATTGATGAAGCACACATGGTCGAACAAGATCGGGCTCGTCTCACTGGACTTGAAGATGGCTCGTCACGCGCGTTCCGTCTTGAACATCTAGGATCCCGCTTGCTACGGGCCCGCAACGATTACGGCTTTAGGGTACTGGCCCTCTCGGCAGTCGCGGCTCGGGCAGCTCCAGCTTTGGCCCGATGGATCACTAGCTCGACGGATGCAATCCCGACCACATCGTCCTATCGCAGCACTAGGCAGATGCTTGGACGACTTGAGGTAAGCGCTGCAGGCCAATACACCATCCGTTATGATTTGATGGATGGTCGATCCCTAAAGTTCGACGACGAACGTCCGGGAGATACACCATATGTCCTCAGTCCGTTTCCTCAGCTGCCCGGCGGGATCGATGAGAATCAAGGGCCTGAGGTACAGATGCGGGCTCCAACCCTATGGGCTGCTCTGCAACTTGCTGCTGAGAGACCGGATGGATCGAAACCGTCTGTCTTGATCTCATTGACGCAGAACGTTGAAGCATTCTCTGCAACATGCGCAGACCTCATGGAGTATTGGTCGGAGAATACGCTTCCCAACTATCGAACCCTTGACGAGACCAATGAAGTATGGGTTCGGTGTCTTGCCTGCGCAGAGGATTACTTTACGGCGCAATCTGTGGAGTATCGACTGCTTCGTCGGGGGATAGCTGTCCATCATGGGAAGATGCCTGGCCTTCTCGCTAGACGGCTAAAGGCCGTTATTGATCGAGGCCTTGTACGCATCGTCATCGCAACCTCGACGCTTTCCGAAGGCGTAAATATTCCCGTGAACTTCCTGTTGATCCCCAGCGTCTATCGCGGGCCAACAGTAATGAGCCTGCAAGAATTTACAAATCTGATCGGTCGAGCTGGACGTCCTGGGGTTTCTGCCGAAGGTAGTGCGCTTGTCGTCCTGCCAGAGCGGACTGTGATTCGGGGTCGCCTTGGCCGCCCCAGGCTGGCTCCCAGCCGACAATGGGACGGTTATGAAGGATTGGTAGCCGGCATCGAGGAGACGACCATCGCATCCAGGGAAGGGACACCGGAGGATGAAGCATCAAGTCCCCTTGCCCACCTGCTTCGTGCCCTTGAAGCCGCATGGATACAACTGACGGGCGGCGGCAACTCCGAGGACTTCACGACCTGGCTGGAACGCACGGCCGTTATCGGCATTGATGGAGAAGCTGGCTCGGCTTACAAATATCTAGACACACTCGATTCCTTCCTGATCGCAGCGATTCAAGAGGTGGAGGACTTGCGGCTTGTGGAGTTGGCACCTGATCAACTTGAGGCGGAACTCGCCGCAATTTGGCGCCGAACATATGCATTCGCGTCAGCCCAAGAGGAGTCACGCCTGGCTGCGATATGGTTGGCACGTGGTCGTGTGATCAAAGCGCAGTACCCGGACACAATCCAACGCCGCCGCATCTACAAGACAAGTTTGTCACCGCGTTCAGCGACGAGTCTTCTGGATCTTGTCGAAACCGTTCGCGTCGCGCTTCAGAGTGGCGCAGACTATGCTCGGTGGGCGCCCGAACGACGATTTAGTTTCATTCGTGACATTCTCGCTCTTCTCTCGCAGGTGCCCTCCTTCCGAATCTCAACTGCCTTAGGACGTAGACGGAACTTCGAAGATTGGCCAAAATTACTACGCTGGTGGTTGGCAAAGACTACCTTGTCGACTCAGCCGCAACCAAATGAGATTCCGGGCTGGTACGACTTCGTCGCGCAGAATTTCATTTACCGAGGGGCTTGGGGTTTAGGCAGTCTGATCGGTGTTTTACTAGACGAAGCTGAAGCGGAGCAGCCGATACACGCCCTTGAAATCGGCGATTGGCCACGAAGTGGCCTACCCTGGATCGCCTTCTGGATTAAGGAATTGATTACTTGGGGTACGCTCGATCCTGTCGCCGCATTCTTGCTTGCCCGGGGAGATGCCGTTGATCGCTCTCAAGCTGAGGAGGTAGCTCGTGGCTACTATGACCGTTTCCCAGAGGACACTGATGCCAACGATGTCTTGGATCCGCGTACAGTGCGTGACTGGTTTGACGTTCGACGCCTGGCTTTAGAAGGAACTCAGACAGTCCGAGAATTTGTCATCGCTGTTGATCTTGTGCGCCCGGTGACCGAATATCGACTCCCTCGTCTTCTAGTATCGCCGCTTGAGGATGAAGGCCAGCTGATTTGGGTCAATTCCGCCGGCTACATGGTTGCGCGAAGCGAGAAACCTCATGATTGGCCAGACAATATTTCGACTTTCGAGTTTGAGCTCGATGCCCTAGATACCAGAATTGTGGGCCATCCTTATCTCCGACACACGTAG